The sequence CAGTGCGGGGTGATGGTGTACGCGGCCGACGCCCTGGCCGCCGCCTTCGTCGTCCCGCACCCCGACGACTACCGTCTTCTGCACCCGACGCTCGTGGAGGACCTGTACGGGGAGCTGGTGCACCAGTACGCGTATTTCGGGGCGCCGGTGCCGGAGTTCGGGGCGCGCATCGCGGACGGGCCGGGGCTGCGGTCGCTCGACGGGCTGCGGGCGGCGGCGCGGGAGCAGGAGCGGGCGTGGGCCGAGGCGCACGGGTCGCTGTTCGCGCGGGAGCTGCTGGACAGCTCGTACGCCTTCGACCGGGTGTACCGGATGGGGGCGTTCACGCTGTGGCGGTTCCTGCCGCCGTTCGTACGCGACGGGGTCGGGCAGCACATCGGCGAGACGATCACCGACCACAAGGGCCGGGTGGCGTACCTGAAGACGTTCCGGCTGTCCGACGCGCAGATCCGGCGCGGTCATCTGCTGCACCGGCTGGCCGGCTCGGACTGGCGGCTCCCGGACGCCGCGCGGGCGCTGGGCAGCAGCGAGGAGGAGCTGCGGCGGCGGATCAGGAGCGCGGGGTTCGAGGCGCTGCTGAGGGACCGCTGAGGGACCGGGACGGCCGGGGGAACGCTGCCGGAAACCTCGGTAACACGGGGTTCACACGAGGGCAACGGTCGGGAAATCGCGCCTTGCGAAGCTGCACGGCATAGACCGCAGCACCCGCAAAGGATGGCTTCCGTGACGTTCAAGGCTGAGTACATCTGGATCGACGGCACCGAGCCGACCGCCAAGCTCCGCTCCAAGACCAAGATCATGTCCGGCAGCCCGTCGTCCGACGTGGCCGAGCTGCCGATCTGGGGCTTCGACGGGTCGAGCACCAACCAGGCCGAGGGCCACGCCTCCGACCGGGTGCTGAAGCCGGTCTTCACCTGCCCGGACCCGATCCGCGGCGGCGACGACGTCCTGGTCCTGTGCGAGGTCTTCGACATCGACATGACCCCGCACGCGTCCAACACCCGGGCGCTGCTGCGTCCGGTCGCCGAGCAGTTCGCCGGGCAGGAGGCGATCTTCGGCATCGAGCAGGAGTACACCTTCTTCGACGGCCACCGGCCGCTCGGCTTCCCGGAGGGCGGCTTCCCGGCCGCGCAGGGCGGTTACTACTGCGGTGTCGGCTCGGACGAGATCTTCGGCCGCGAGATCGTCGAGAAGCACCTCGACAACTGTCTGAAGGCGGGCCTGGGCATCTCGGGCATCAACGCCGAGGTCATGCCGGGCCAGTGGGAGTTCCAGGTGGGCCCGCTGTCCCCGCTGGAGGTCTCCGACCAGCTGTGGATCGCCCGCTGGCTGCTCTACCGCACCGCCGAGGACTTCAACGTCTCCGCGACCCTGGACCCGAAGCCGGTCAAGGGCGACTGGAACGGCGCGGGCGCGCACACCAACTTCTCCACGAAGGCGATGCGCGAGGGCTACGACGCGATCATCACGGCCTGCGAGTCGCTGGGCGAGGGCTCCAAGCCGATGGACCACGTCAAGAACTACGGCGCGGGCATCGACGACCGGCTGACCGGTCTG is a genomic window of Streptomyces sp. NBC_00708 containing:
- a CDS encoding glutamine synthetase beta-grasp domain-containing protein, translated to MTFKAEYIWIDGTEPTAKLRSKTKIMSGSPSSDVAELPIWGFDGSSTNQAEGHASDRVLKPVFTCPDPIRGGDDVLVLCEVFDIDMTPHASNTRALLRPVAEQFAGQEAIFGIEQEYTFFDGHRPLGFPEGGFPAAQGGYYCGVGSDEIFGREIVEKHLDNCLKAGLGISGINAEVMPGQWEFQVGPLSPLEVSDQLWIARWLLYRTAEDFNVSATLDPKPVKGDWNGAGAHTNFSTKAMREGYDAIITACESLGEGSKPMDHVKNYGAGIDDRLTGLHETAPWNEYSYGVSDRGASVRIPWQVEQDRKGYIEDRRPNANVDPYVVTRLIVDTCCSALEKAGQV